A single Pseudomonas brassicacearum DNA region contains:
- a CDS encoding PAAR domain-containing protein: MPAVVLVGHDHDCPLCGPTTVDNGTRNVTVNGRAVARVGDTLGCGAVITSGSPSMIVNGQPVARVGDTTDHDGTLENGDISWLID; the protein is encoded by the coding sequence ATGCCCGCCGTCGTTCTGGTCGGACACGACCATGATTGCCCTTTGTGTGGCCCCACCACCGTCGACAACGGTACGCGCAACGTGACCGTCAACGGTCGCGCCGTTGCTCGTGTTGGCGACACCCTCGGATGCGGCGCCGTGATCACCAGCGGTTCGCCCTCGATGATCGTCAATGGGCAGCCAGTAGCCCGTGTCGGCGATACCACCGATCACGATGGAACACTGGAAAACGGTGATATCAGTTGGTTGATCGACTGA
- a CDS encoding Hcp family type VI secretion system effector, translating to MPTPAYISIHGKNQGHITKGAFTADSVGNVYVEGHEDEILAQEIDHAIGTPTDPQSGQPSGQRVHKPLTFTSALNKASPMLYQALATGEMLPTVEVKWFRTSGDGKQEHFFTTKLEDATVVDIHTVLPHAQNSSNENYTQLIKTSLAYRKVSWTHVVAGTEASDDWRKPA from the coding sequence ATGCCAACACCTGCGTACATCAGCATCCACGGCAAAAATCAGGGCCACATCACCAAGGGCGCCTTCACCGCCGACTCGGTGGGCAACGTTTATGTGGAAGGCCACGAAGACGAAATCCTCGCCCAGGAAATCGACCACGCCATCGGTACGCCCACCGACCCACAGAGCGGCCAACCGTCCGGGCAACGGGTGCACAAGCCGCTGACATTCACCAGCGCCTTGAACAAAGCCTCACCGATGCTCTATCAGGCCCTGGCCACTGGCGAAATGCTGCCGACCGTTGAAGTGAAGTGGTTCCGCACCTCGGGTGACGGCAAGCAGGAGCACTTCTTCACCACCAAGCTGGAAGACGCCACTGTCGTCGACATCCACACCGTCCTGCCCCATGCGCAAAACAGCAGCAACGAAAACTACACCCAACTGATCAAGACCAGCCTGGCCTATCGCAAGGTCAGCTGGACCCATGTGGTGGCCGGTACCGAAGCCTCGGATGACTGGCGTAAGCCGGCTTAA
- a CDS encoding type VI secretion system Vgr family protein gives MPRQSDLRYTFEPLRGDPFEVVSFKLEEGLSQPFKLELELVSHDAAIGFNNVLDLAGLFTIWRGETPVRYVHGLVSLFTQGDTGFRRTRYTAVIEPTLARFRLRSNWRIFQSQTVPDIITNVLAEQKLTDIRTEICFDHQPREYCVQAGETDLDFIARLAAEEGLLYTFEHRADGHTLILTDRVGGLGTIGTHTDCPVIYQPMAGGDATAPALTRFHYTEQVRTAVQVQRDYTFTHPRYNQQHTATGDQDLNNQHKDYERYDYPGRYKRDIAGKPFTKTRLAALRNDAKLAHLEGDDARLQPGLAFDLNDHPREDFNDRWRTIAIQHEGKQHTSLQEESFGSGLGTSYTLKATAIRWNSDWKAPLRDKPCIDGPQIATVVGPPEEEIYCDEWGRVKVQFPWDRSDKNNDHSSCWIRVTQGWAGATWGSMAIPRVGQELVISYLDGDPDQPIATGTAYRETNLPPYPLPEHKTRMTIKSRTHKGEGFNELRFEDELGQEEVFIHAQKDKNVHVKHDNTTFVGNNRKEEVGNDEQITVGNDQSHVIGRDHTLSSGRDYETTVGRDRSERVGNNRYDTTTANHQSEVGGHCQQTISGQHRLTAGQGMHHTTTVYQLQASERVVFQSPGGSLTLDAQGIHLNGVAITLRGPVTSTAPGAGQALTLQLQPESGQTCVEKNR, from the coding sequence ATGCCCCGTCAAAGCGACCTGCGTTACACCTTCGAACCGCTGCGGGGCGATCCCTTCGAAGTGGTTTCTTTCAAGCTCGAAGAAGGCCTCTCCCAACCATTCAAACTTGAACTGGAACTGGTCAGCCACGACGCCGCCATCGGCTTCAATAACGTGCTCGACCTGGCGGGGTTGTTCACGATCTGGCGCGGCGAAACCCCGGTGCGTTACGTCCACGGCCTGGTCAGCCTTTTCACCCAGGGCGACACCGGCTTTCGCCGCACTCGCTACACCGCCGTGATCGAACCGACATTGGCGCGTTTCAGGCTGCGTTCCAACTGGCGCATCTTCCAGAGCCAGACCGTGCCCGACATCATCACCAACGTGCTGGCCGAGCAAAAGCTGACCGACATCCGCACTGAAATCTGCTTCGACCACCAACCCCGCGAATACTGTGTACAAGCTGGCGAAACCGACCTCGACTTCATCGCCCGCCTCGCCGCCGAAGAAGGCCTGCTCTACACCTTCGAACACCGCGCCGACGGCCACACCCTGATCCTCACCGACCGCGTTGGCGGCCTCGGCACCATCGGCACCCACACCGATTGCCCGGTGATCTACCAGCCGATGGCCGGCGGCGATGCCACCGCACCGGCCCTGACCCGCTTTCACTACACCGAGCAAGTGCGCACCGCCGTGCAGGTGCAGCGCGACTACACCTTCACCCACCCGCGCTACAACCAGCAGCACACCGCCACCGGCGACCAGGACTTGAACAACCAGCACAAGGACTACGAACGCTACGACTATCCCGGGCGCTACAAGCGCGATATCGCTGGCAAGCCCTTTACCAAGACGCGCCTGGCCGCGCTGCGCAACGACGCCAAGCTGGCCCATCTGGAAGGAGACGACGCGCGCCTGCAACCGGGGTTGGCGTTCGATCTCAACGATCATCCGCGCGAGGATTTCAATGATCGCTGGCGCACCATCGCCATCCAGCACGAAGGCAAGCAGCACACCAGTTTGCAGGAAGAATCGTTTGGTAGCGGACTCGGCACCTCTTACACCTTGAAGGCCACAGCCATCCGCTGGAACTCGGACTGGAAGGCGCCGTTGCGTGACAAACCCTGCATTGACGGCCCGCAGATCGCCACGGTGGTTGGGCCACCGGAGGAAGAGATTTATTGCGATGAATGGGGGCGGGTGAAAGTGCAGTTCCCGTGGGATCGCTCGGACAAGAACAACGACCACAGCTCCTGCTGGATCCGCGTCACCCAAGGCTGGGCCGGGGCGACCTGGGGCTCGATGGCCATCCCGCGTGTGGGTCAGGAGCTGGTGATCAGCTATCTGGACGGGGATCCCGACCAGCCGATCGCCACTGGGACCGCGTACCGCGAGACCAATTTACCGCCCTACCCGCTGCCCGAACACAAGACGCGGATGACTATCAAGAGCCGAACCCATAAGGGCGAAGGTTTCAATGAGCTGCGCTTTGAGGATGAGTTGGGGCAGGAGGAGGTGTTTATCCATGCCCAGAAAGACAAGAACGTTCATGTCAAGCACGACAACACGACGTTTGTGGGTAATAACCGCAAAGAAGAAGTAGGCAATGACGAGCAGATCACTGTCGGGAACGACCAGTCCCACGTGATAGGCCGGGACCACACGCTCTCGTCGGGACGTGACTATGAAACAACCGTCGGTCGGGATCGCAGTGAGCGGGTCGGCAACAACCGCTACGACACCACAACGGCCAATCACCAAAGCGAAGTGGGCGGTCACTGCCAGCAGACGATCTCAGGGCAACATCGTCTAACTGCCGGCCAAGGCATGCACCACACCACCACCGTCTATCAACTGCAAGCCAGTGAGCGTGTGGTCTTTCAGAGCCCCGGTGGCAGCCTCACGCTGGACGCGCAAGGCATCCACCTCAATGGCGTAGCGATAACCCTACGTGGCCCGGTAACCTCCACGGCCCCAGGCGCCGGCCAAGCCCTGACCCTGCAATTGCAACCCGAGTCAGGGCAGACCTGCGTGGAGAAAAACCGATGA
- the icmH gene encoding type IVB secretion system protein IcmH/DotU: MNKTTPDSWHHEEISGAIDFDGKTITAGSQTNLADPEFNMRGVAWNPLCDAATPLIGLVIRLRRLDQHDDVPALYLSVSNQITTIMEEVSQLDYDAGMLKAYSYSLCLLVDEVVMRTTWGRLSSWSARSLLSQFHGETQGGEKFFTVMNNMIPEAARYQHVLEFMYQCLISGLKGKYGAHIKGDDEIQKIITQLHGLLRPLRGETPKRLTDPLRNVAPRNYRIKRAWPLWTPWAMAAVVLTVAYTIYAIRLNTITQQVLVSLERVLHL; this comes from the coding sequence ATGAATAAAACGACACCAGACTCATGGCATCACGAGGAGATCTCCGGCGCAATCGACTTTGACGGCAAAACGATCACTGCCGGCAGCCAAACAAACTTGGCCGACCCTGAATTCAACATGCGCGGCGTGGCCTGGAACCCGTTGTGCGATGCCGCCACACCGCTAATCGGCCTGGTCATCCGCCTACGCCGTCTGGACCAACACGATGACGTACCCGCGCTGTACCTGAGCGTCAGCAACCAGATCACCACGATCATGGAGGAAGTCAGCCAGCTCGACTACGACGCCGGCATGCTCAAGGCCTATTCCTACAGCCTGTGTCTGCTGGTGGACGAGGTGGTCATGCGCACCACGTGGGGCAGGCTCTCCAGCTGGAGCGCACGCTCGTTGCTCAGCCAATTCCACGGCGAAACCCAAGGCGGCGAAAAATTCTTCACCGTCATGAACAACATGATCCCCGAAGCGGCCAGGTACCAGCATGTGCTGGAGTTCATGTACCAGTGCCTGATCTCCGGTCTCAAGGGCAAATACGGAGCCCATATCAAGGGCGATGACGAAATACAGAAAATCATCACCCAGCTGCACGGCCTGTTGCGCCCCTTGCGCGGCGAAACACCCAAGCGCCTGACCGACCCGCTGAGAAACGTCGCCCCGCGCAACTACCGGATCAAACGCGCCTGGCCATTGTGGACGCCGTGGGCCATGGCCGCCGTCGTGCTGACCGTCGCCTACACGATATACGCCATCCGCCTGAACACCATCACCCAGCAGGTGCTGGTGTCGCTGGAGCGAGTGCTGCACCTGTAA